ATTATAGATTGTGATAAAGATTTAATTCCTGATAGTGAAGAAAAGGAATTAGGTACAAACCCATGCAACTCTGATACTGATGCAGATAGTTTGAGTGATTACTATGAAATTACAAAATATTTTACCGACCCCAAGCTTCGAGATACCGATGGTGATGATGTATCTGATTATGAAGAAATTTTTATTTTCCAAATTGATCCTAGAAAGAAAGATACTGACCGAGATGGACTTACTGATAGAGAAGAATTAAATCTAAAAACTGATCCACGAAAAGCTGATACAGATGGAGATAAACTTAAAGATGGTGATGAAGTTAAAAAATATTTTACAGATCCATTAAAAATTGATACAGATGAAGATGGGTTGAATGATGGTGAAGAAGTTTTAACTTATAAATCTGATCCAACACAAACTGATACAGATTTGGATGGATTAAATGATTTTGAAGAGGTTAATCAGTTTCAGACGGATCCAACCAATAGGGATTCTGATAATGATGGATTGAGTGATTATGATGAAATAATTAAATATAAAACACTCCCTACTTCAACTGATAGTGACTTAGATGGATTAACAGATGGGTATGAAATTAAAAATTCAAAAACTGATCCAAGAAAAAGTGATACTGATCAAGATGGTGTTATTGATGGAAAAGATAAATGCCCTTTATTATCAGGAGATGAAAAAAATAATGGTTGCCCTGAACCAAAACTTGCAGGTGATATTCTTGAAGTTGCAGGAATTTCATTTCAAAAAAACAGTTCAAAACTTGATTTAAAAGATAAAGAAACATTATTAAGTTTAACACAATTGGTTCAATATATTAATCAATGTAGCCAGATGAGCATTTTAATTCAAGGTCATTGTGATGATATATCAGATTCAAAGAAAAACCGTGAATTGAGTGAACAAAGAGCTGAATCAGTTAAGAAATGGTTGATAGATCAGAACATAGATCCAATTAAAATTGAAGCAACTGTAGGGTATGGAAACAGAGAAAGCAAAGCCACAAAAATGGATACAACTATTGTAAAAGGATTAAAACCTTTACTAAAAAACAGAGATAAAATTGCAATTAGAATAATTGAACCTTGTAAATAGAAAATTTATTACTTGAATTGTATTAGTCAAATTGAGTCAACTAATATATTAATTATTTAACATACTTTTTTAAATACAATGGATATTAATTCTAATTTGAAATTGTAAAATTATA
Above is a window of Chlorobiota bacterium DNA encoding:
- a CDS encoding OmpA family protein — its product is MKIIKNHLYLILSCGIFFINIVQILSGQVHDERGSVGIQSGLTTYFGTFTSSKNSFNVSVFGRYNFTNNFAIQSTLGLTGLRYILDNNLIANDKNYFGDENDIYYPNTFIPREYEKKTDVFSLDAIASYTFLTDYKFAPYGFVGFGAIYFSPKNLLSKNKLPNNDKNNYSKLNFIFPVGVGSEYYLTEDVTLNVKASFNISTTNYLDDYKIPNKLPDAFANFSIGGSYYLFGIIDCDKDLIPDSEEKELGTNPCNSDTDADSLSDYYEITKYFTDPKLRDTDGDDVSDYEEIFIFQIDPRKKDTDRDGLTDREELNLKTDPRKADTDGDKLKDGDEVKKYFTDPLKIDTDEDGLNDGEEVLTYKSDPTQTDTDLDGLNDFEEVNQFQTDPTNRDSDNDGLSDYDEIIKYKTLPTSTDSDLDGLTDGYEIKNSKTDPRKSDTDQDGVIDGKDKCPLLSGDEKNNGCPEPKLAGDILEVAGISFQKNSSKLDLKDKETLLSLTQLVQYINQCSQMSILIQGHCDDISDSKKNRELSEQRAESVKKWLIDQNIDPIKIEATVGYGNRESKATKMDTTIVKGLKPLLKNRDKIAIRIIEPCK